A genomic stretch from Primulina huaijiensis isolate GDHJ02 chromosome 14, ASM1229523v2, whole genome shotgun sequence includes:
- the LOC140957912 gene encoding protein PHYTOCHROME-DEPENDENT LATE-FLOWERING-like has protein sequence MGISFNLSKIGKRFRPKSVPQVASEEEAQKDAVNVTSQRKSVLSPYSVSARKFTEKVNENKGIAEISDREVSFTLILFPNGYTVRKPLENESSRQPFIEVPKFLHPYDRTSETLFSAIESGHLPGDILDDIPCKYVDGTLVCEVRDYRNCYPESEHSRMASGEGIPIINRVCLRMSLENVVKDIPAISKSGWTYGDMMEVESRILRALQPQLYLDPTPQLDRLSDNNLVTAKLNLALSSMRRKRLRQVSDVSVFSTDNIHLKKACTDRVPDCSRLGDSGPLVQQPTHENLSTQNNVSSTMLPRRNNSFGSDGLHMDSLLVSSQSKFQIGDASPRNLKDHRSGALLNSSAASPVGQGMIPFSDNGAASTHGKRENPDGQSSPLTNKKSKLLHMGVEGNPQHTGTKPDNIHGSDLHWKNTLMQQQSIARGIQYTNNGTQKFSQQVFEGGLIQEGSVIPFSIGQQGLRYGLKEEPVETERLDKPELSRMHMGESDSTRIESQQSRLQQRMSQQFMRSGFPQPPWNNFGQPLENSSRKEDSLQKRKFVQSPRLSAGGLPQSPLSSKSGEFSSGSIGPQFGGVVTSGLISSQKDKSAVTSVPSVGVGGNPSLTSSANESMQRQNQAQAAAKRRSNSLPKTPAISGVGSPASVSNMSVPINASSPSVGNQPLADQIILERFSKIEMVSMRCQLHRKKSKVDEYPIRKHNTFSSQQLLLQLSSDSSNGNLNDEMCKMPLSKSLVGGHMNVLKTRILNFLQTERVIQGSGVEYVPKARTRMIMTEKPNDAVAYCIGEIEDDEYLDGEDYLPTLPNTHAADLLAAQFCSLMGRDGYHMEDHVQPKPVRTSNASINQLNAPGIPPGSSASEMQQFSGAFGQPLNDISKPSNSVNASVNSMQSVQGPRMLPPGNDQTLQISHGLMPGVSLPSIPQQPEQPPAVQQQPQPQPQQRSLMQQQHPQFQRSPMVLPPNSMQHLNNIAQNANMQVGGPMANKPSSIQLQMLQQQQQPLQPQQQQQQQAQMQRKIMTVGMSNIGNNMVGLGGLGNSGMGIGGVRGAGGTPMGPISNVGSMNQSPMNLSQASNISNAMRSGTFIQAQAAFLKAKVQNRSNILGSPQSNIGGIPGARQIHPGSAGLSMLGPALNRANINQMQRTVMGAMGPPKLMPGMNIYMNQQQQLQLQQQQQIQLQQQQQQQQQLQLQQQQQMQLQQQQQQMQQQQLQLQQETTSPLRAVVSPPPVGSPSSMGIAHQMTQPQQQQPAQQQTSPQQISQRTPMSPQLSSGAIHPLSTVNPEACPASPQVSSQTLGSVGSIINSPMELQGVNKSNSVNNA, from the exons ATGGGGATTTCATTTAATCTCTCCAAGATCGGCAAGAGGTTTAGGCCCAAATCCGTACCGCAGGTCGCGTCCGAGGAAGAAGCACAGAAAGATGCCGTGAATGTGACGTCGCAAAGGAAGAGTGTTCTCTCTCCGTATTCTGTTTCTGCGAGGAAGTTCACG GAAAAGGTCAATGAGAACAAGGGCATTGCTGAAATCTCGG ATCGTGAAGTATCCTTCACGCTTATCCTTTTTCCAAATGGTTATACAGTCAGGAAACCCTTGGAG AATGAATCTAGTCGCCAGCCTTTTATTGAAGTTCCTAAATTTTTGCATCCATATGATAGAACATCAGAGACCCTCTTTTCG GCAATTGAGTCTGGACACTTGCCGGGAGATATTTTGGATGATATACCATGCAAGTATGTTGATGGGACACTAGTCTGCGAG GTGCGTGATTATCGGAATTGCTATCCTGAATCGGAACATAGTAGAATGGCTTCTGGGGAAGGTATTCCCATCATTAACAGAGTTTGTCTTAGGATGTCTCTAGAAAATGTAGTTAAGGATATTCCTGCTATTTCCAAAAGTGGTTGGACCTATGGTGACATGATG GAAGTGGAGTCCCGGATTTTAAGGGCCCTACAACCTCAGCTTTACCTAGACCCCACCCCACAGCTGGATAGACTCTCTGACAACAACCTAGTAACTGCTAAG TTAAATCTAGCATTAAGTAGCATGCGGAGGAAACGATTGAGACAGGTTTCCGATGTTTCTGTGTTCTCAACCGATAACATTCACTTAAAAAAGGCATGTACCGACAGAGTTCCTGATTGCTCAAGGTTGGGAGATTCGGGGCCTTTGGTGCAGCAGCCTACCCATGAGAACTTGAGTACTCAAAATAACGTGTCGAGCACTATGCTCCCACGAAGGAACAACAGCTTTGGGTCTGATGGCCTTCATATGGATTCGCTTCTGGTATCGAGCCAGTCTAAGTTTCAAATTGGTGATGCGAGCCCTAGAAATCTGAAGGATCACCGGTCGGGAGCTCTTTTGAATTCGTCAGCAGCTTCGCCTGTTGGGCAGGGTATGATTCCATTTTCGGATAATGGTGCTGCCTCCACTCATGGTAAGAGAGAAAATCCAGATGGGCAATCATCTCCACTTACGAACAAAAAGTCGAAGCTGTTACATATGGGTGTTGAGGGCAATCCACAACACACAGGAACAAAACCCGACAACATTCATGGATCTGATTTACACTGGAAGAACACATTGATGCAGCAGCAGTCAATCGCAAGAGGAATTCAGTATACTAACAATGGTACACAAAAGTTCTCCCAGCAGGTCTTTGAAGGAGGACTAATTCAGGAAGGTAGTGTAATTCCATTCTCTATTGGGCAACAAGGACTAAGATATGGCTTGAAGGAAGAACCTGTTGAGACAGAGAGATTGGACAAGCCAGAGCTCAGTCGCATGCACATGGGAGAATCAGACTCAACCCGAATTGAATCCCAGCAGTCACGATTGCAGCAAAGAATGTCCCAACAATTCATGAGATCTGGTTTCCCTCAACCTCCATGGAATAATTTTGGTCAGCCTCTTGAAAATAGTTCTAGGAAGGAGGATTCTTTGCAAAAGCGAAAATTTGTTCAAAGTCCTCGCTTGTCTGCTGGAGGCTTGCCTCAATCTCCTTTATCGTCAAAATCTGGAGAATTTTCCAGTGGTTCGATTGGTCCTCAATTTGGAGGAGTTGTAACTAGTGGACTAATATCGTCCCAAAAGGATAAATCAGCAGTCACATCTGTTCCTTCTGTTGGTGTTGGTGGCAACCCATCGTTGACATCTAGTGCTAATGAATCCATGCAACGGCAAAACCAGGCACAAGCTGCTGCAAAACGTAGATCCAATTCTCTTCCTAAAACACCTGCTATAAGTGGAGTTGGTTCTCCAGCCAGTGTTAGCAATATGAGTGTTCCAATAAATGCGAGCAGTCCTTCTGTAGGAAATCAACCTTTGGCTGATCAAATCATACTTGAGCGATTCTCAAAGATTGAAATGGTGTCAATGAG GTGTCAACTTCACCGTAAAAAGAGCAAGGTAGATGAGTATCCTATCAGGAAACATAATACATTTTCTAGTCAGCAACTTCTGCTACAGCTCTCCAGTGATTCAAGCAATGGGAATTTGAATGATGAAATGTGTAAAATGCCATTGTCAAAGTCGCTGGTAGGAGGCCATATGAATGTTTTAAAGACAAGGATCTTGAACTTTTTGCAGACAGAACGTGTTATTCAAG GCAGTGGTGTAGAATATGTTCCGAAGGCAAGAACTAGGATGATCATGACAGAGAAGCCAAATGATGCAGTGGCATACTGCATCGGAGAAATAGAGGATGATGAGTATCTGGATGGAGAGGATTACCTCCCAACGTTGCCCAATACT CATGCCGCTGATCTACTGGCAGCGCAGTTCTGTTCTCTG ATGGGACGTGATGGATATCACATGGAGGATCATGTCCAACCAAAACCAGTTCGAACAAGTAATGCCTCAATCAATCAACTTAATGCTCCTGGAATTCCACCTGGTAGTTCTGCATCTGAGATGCAGCAGTTTTCTGGAGCTTTTGGTCAGCCACTCAATGATATCTCCAAACCTAGCAACAGTGTCAATGCATCAGTAAACTCAATGCAGAGTGTACAAGGCCCGAGAATGCTACCTCCAGGAAATGATCAGACGTTGCAAATCTCCCATGGACTTATGCCTGGGGTTTCATTACCATCCATACCTCAGCAACCTGAACAACCACCAGCTGTGCAGCAGCAACCACAACCACAACCACAACAGCGCTCCTTGATGCAACAGCAGCATCCCCAGTTTCAAAGATCGCCAATGGTCCTTCCACCAAATTCAATGCAACATTTGAATAATATAGCTCAGAATGCAAATATGCAGGTTGGTGGTCCCATGGCAAATAAGCCTTCATCTATCCAACTGCAGATGTTGCAACAGCAGCAGCAACCGCTTCAACCACaacaacagcagcagcagcaggcaCAAATGCAGAGGAAAATAATGACTGTAGGTATGAGCAATATTGGCAATAACATGGTTGGGCTGGGAGGCTTGGGCAACAGTGGCATGGGAATAGGTGGTGTTAGGGGAGCGGGTGGAACACCGATGGGGCCTATATCAAATGTGGGTAGCATGAACCAGAGCCCCATGAATCTGAGCCAGGCTTCAAATATTAGTAACGCTATGCGTTCTGGGACATTTATACAAGCACAAGCTGCTTTTCTCAAGGCGAAGGTGCAAAACAGATCAAATATTCTAGGTAGCCCACAATCAAATATTGGAGGTATACCTGGAGCTAGACAGATTCACCCAGGATCTGCTGGTCTTTCGATGCTGGGCCCTGCTCTGAACCGAGCTAATATCAACCAGATGCAGCGCACGGTAATGGGGGCTATGGGTCCCCCAAAGTTGATGCCAGGAATGAATATTTACATGAaccagcagcagcaacttcagctccagcagcagcagcagattCAATTGCAACAGCAAcagcaacagcagcagcagttgcagctacaacagcagcagcagatgcagctgcagcaacagcagcagcagaTGCAACAACAGCAGTTACAGCTTCAGCAAGAAACTACATCACCACTGCGAGCTGTTGTCTCGCCTCCACCGGTGGGTTCACCTTCAAGCATGGGAATAGCCCATCAAATGACTCAACCCCAGCAGCAGCAACCAGCACAACAACAGACCAGTCCTCAGCAGATAAGCCAGAGAACTCCAATGAGCCCACAATTGAGTTCAGGGGCTATTCATCCATTGAGTACCGTTAATCCAGAAGCCTGTCCAGCTAGTCCACAGGTGAGTTCACAGACTTTGGGCTCAGTTGGCAGTATCATCAATTCTCCAATGGAGTTGCAAGGAGTGAATAAAAGTAACTCCGTAAACAATGCCTAG